A genomic region of Candidatus Neomarinimicrobiota bacterium contains the following coding sequences:
- a CDS encoding dihydrofolate reductase, whose translation MDVIMTAAVTANGMIAHDTRETVSWSQDLRLFRDQTMGQTVIMGSTTASTLATELDRREVVVMHRDSDLTELLANVKTPKCFVIGGSRTYTRFAPFLTHVYLTYHPLIFPSRSVPLFSGLQRDILLQFDRMVQADAQNGIYQFQYRVLGN comes from the coding sequence ATGGATGTGATTATGACGGCGGCCGTCACGGCAAATGGGATGATTGCCCACGACACGCGGGAGACTGTATCCTGGTCCCAGGATCTGAGGCTCTTCCGGGATCAGACCATGGGTCAAACAGTAATCATGGGCTCCACGACGGCCAGCACACTTGCCACAGAGCTGGATAGACGGGAGGTTGTGGTGATGCACCGGGATTCGGACTTAACAGAGCTTCTGGCGAATGTCAAAACGCCGAAATGTTTTGTCATAGGAGGATCCAGGACATATACCCGGTTTGCCCCCTTCCTGACGCACGTCTATTTGACGTATCATCCCCTTATTTTTCCTAGCAGGTCAGTTCCCCTCTTCTCCGGTCTTCAAAGAGATATTCTTCTCCAGTTCGATCGGATGGTGCAAGCGGACGCCCAAAATGGAATCTATCAATTCCAGTACAGAGTCCTGGGCAACTAA
- a CDS encoding YbhB/YbcL family Raf kinase inhibitor-like protein, whose protein sequence is MNRIVAVFLFVSSPFSLLQNQEDKMEEFNIITTAFKEGEGIPSKYTGEGEDVSPPFEWTGVPGGTKSFGLICLDPDAPPGTWVHWILYDLPGDSVSLEEGVLKTETLDNGARQGACWGVDSFSRVGYYGPFPPSGHGWHRYYFTLYALEVDSLGLAPKAEWKQVERAMEGHVLGKAGVMGKYKRD, encoded by the coding sequence ATGAACCGCATAGTTGCCGTTTTTCTTTTTGTCAGTTCCCCTTTTTCATTATTGCAGAACCAGGAGGACAAGATGGAAGAGTTCAACATCATAACGACCGCCTTCAAAGAGGGAGAGGGTATTCCATCCAAATACACGGGCGAAGGCGAGGACGTGTCTCCGCCGTTTGAATGGACAGGTGTTCCAGGGGGGACGAAAAGCTTTGGCCTAATCTGTCTGGACCCTGACGCTCCGCCCGGCACCTGGGTTCACTGGATACTCTACGACCTGCCGGGGGATTCAGTGAGCCTGGAGGAAGGCGTGCTGAAGACAGAGACTCTTGACAACGGAGCCAGACAGGGGGCGTGCTGGGGCGTGGATTCCTTCAGCCGTGTGGGCTATTACGGTCCATTTCCACCCTCAGGCCACGGATGGCACCGCTACTATTTTACCCTGTATGCGCTTGAGGTGGACTCCCTGGGTCTTGCCCCCAAAGCTGAATGGAAGCAGGTGGAAAGAGCGATGGAAGGCCACGTTCTGGGCAAAGCGGGGGTGATGGGAAAGTACAAGCGGGACTGA
- a CDS encoding pitrilysin family protein — protein sequence MKTEINDVVTVYGSFPGGDLFSPRSNTAVAEMTASMLDQGTVRRDKFDISNTLEVVGASLSFRTGTYRVRFTAQCLSKDVPMVVELLAEQLREPAMHAKDLETAKRRRIGGLTRSKEDTFTRAMSTFLQELYPDDHPNFFVPVDRQIRDTEGAEVKDVKKFHRENYGRGDFTLVAVGDVDRQILEDAVEREFSGWKKSPLSVQVAGSVRAKKGKGRHNQVVTMRDKTSIDVIMGQPIGIDREHEDFYPLMVGHFVLGGNFSSRLMAVVRDELGLTYATGSTIGGVDNGNDGFWYILGTYSPGLLEQGHQCTMEQLEEWISEGVTSEELARKKTTITGSYKVSLATTGGLAGRILVAVERGKQLSHIDEYPQQINAVSLEEVNQAIKTYSHSGKLVTIAAGAIDGDWKALEG from the coding sequence ATGAAGACTGAGATTAATGATGTGGTTACCGTGTACGGGAGCTTTCCGGGTGGGGATCTGTTCAGTCCCCGATCCAACACCGCTGTGGCTGAAATGACTGCGTCCATGCTGGATCAGGGAACGGTACGCCGTGACAAGTTCGACATCAGCAACACCCTCGAAGTGGTAGGGGCCTCTCTTTCGTTCCGCACAGGAACTTACCGCGTTCGATTCACGGCGCAGTGCCTTTCAAAGGATGTCCCTATGGTCGTTGAATTGCTGGCGGAACAGTTAAGGGAGCCGGCGATGCACGCGAAGGATCTCGAGACAGCAAAGAGACGAAGAATCGGAGGACTAACGAGGTCGAAAGAGGACACATTTACACGGGCCATGAGTACCTTCCTGCAGGAACTGTATCCGGACGATCACCCAAATTTTTTTGTCCCTGTCGACCGGCAGATTCGAGACACGGAAGGAGCGGAAGTCAAGGACGTGAAAAAATTTCACCGGGAAAACTACGGAAGAGGAGACTTTACACTTGTAGCAGTAGGGGATGTGGACCGACAGATTCTTGAGGATGCTGTTGAGAGGGAATTCTCCGGCTGGAAAAAGTCACCCCTGTCCGTTCAGGTTGCCGGTTCAGTTAGAGCGAAAAAGGGGAAGGGACGGCACAACCAGGTTGTGACCATGAGGGATAAGACAAGTATTGATGTCATCATGGGACAACCCATCGGAATTGACCGGGAACACGAGGATTTCTATCCCTTGATGGTGGGACATTTTGTCCTTGGGGGAAATTTCTCATCCAGGCTGATGGCTGTCGTGCGGGACGAACTGGGTTTGACTTATGCAACGGGCTCTACCATCGGGGGCGTCGATAATGGCAACGACGGGTTCTGGTACATTCTCGGGACGTACTCCCCGGGGCTGCTGGAACAGGGACACCAGTGCACCATGGAACAGCTGGAGGAGTGGATATCAGAGGGGGTTACATCCGAAGAGCTGGCCCGGAAGAAAACAACCATCACAGGTAGTTACAAGGTAAGTCTCGCGACAACCGGTGGCCTGGCGGGCCGGATCCTTGTTGCAGTTGAAAGAGGAAAGCAACTGAGCCACATCGATGAATATCCCCAACAGATCAACGCTGTTTCCCTGGAAGAGGTAAACCAGGCCATCAAGACGTATTCCCACTCCGGAAAACTGGTGACCATAGCTGCTGGTGCCATCGATGGGGATTGGAAGGCACTGGAAGGATAG
- a CDS encoding pitrilysin family protein yields MKTAFDFVKSSGGIREYRLKKNDLMVLLMEDHFAPVVTLMATYRVGSRNEASGYTGATHLLEHLMFKGSENYNRENGKTIWAELQNLGSIINATTWMDRTNYFELLPSEYLEEAMKIEADRMRGALIRDEDRQPEMTVVRNEFDRGENEPFEVLDKNIWATAYQAHPYHHATIGWLSDIENVPTARLREFYDTFYWPNNATMTIIGDFDEESALEKIEEHFGRIPSSPGEIPQVYTTEPKQEGPRRLIVRRSGETAVVGVAHKSPEGLHGDMPALLVLSRILASGKTSRFYRMIVDKGLATDTRTWAQPLHDNGLFITYVFLTPDTSPDKVEKIVLNEYRQIKERGVQEDEVARVKGKIRAETAFSRDGAHSIASNLNEAIAIGDWTFYPTFLDRIAQVRAEDVQRAAKSYLIEDRSTIGHFIPVTEQSGTG; encoded by the coding sequence GTGAAGACGGCGTTCGACTTTGTCAAAAGTTCCGGCGGCATCCGGGAGTATCGTCTTAAGAAAAATGATTTAATGGTTCTCTTGATGGAGGACCATTTTGCCCCCGTGGTAACGCTCATGGCAACCTACCGGGTGGGATCCAGGAACGAAGCATCAGGATACACCGGCGCCACGCACCTGTTGGAACATCTCATGTTCAAAGGGTCGGAAAACTACAACAGGGAAAATGGGAAGACAATCTGGGCGGAGCTTCAGAATCTGGGAAGCATCATCAATGCCACGACATGGATGGATCGTACGAACTATTTTGAACTTCTGCCAAGTGAATACTTGGAGGAGGCCATGAAGATTGAGGCCGACAGGATGCGTGGCGCTCTCATACGGGACGAGGATCGCCAGCCAGAGATGACGGTTGTGCGAAACGAGTTTGATCGGGGGGAGAATGAGCCCTTTGAAGTTCTGGACAAGAATATCTGGGCGACCGCCTACCAAGCCCATCCGTATCACCACGCGACCATTGGCTGGCTTTCGGACATCGAAAATGTTCCCACCGCCCGCCTGCGGGAATTCTATGACACCTTCTACTGGCCAAACAATGCGACTATGACTATCATAGGTGATTTTGATGAAGAGTCGGCTCTGGAAAAGATTGAAGAGCATTTTGGGCGCATACCGAGCTCTCCCGGGGAGATCCCGCAGGTTTACACAACTGAGCCGAAGCAGGAGGGGCCCCGACGACTAATTGTGAGACGGTCGGGAGAGACAGCCGTGGTCGGGGTGGCACATAAATCGCCCGAAGGTCTGCATGGGGATATGCCGGCGCTTCTCGTGTTGTCGCGAATTCTCGCATCGGGAAAGACAAGTCGATTTTACAGGATGATTGTCGATAAAGGGCTGGCGACAGACACCCGGACCTGGGCCCAGCCACTCCATGACAACGGCCTTTTTATTACCTATGTCTTCTTAACACCGGACACGTCCCCAGACAAGGTGGAAAAGATCGTTTTGAATGAGTACCGGCAGATCAAAGAACGAGGCGTCCAGGAGGATGAGGTGGCGCGCGTAAAGGGAAAAATCAGGGCCGAAACTGCGTTCAGTCGCGATGGCGCCCACTCTATTGCCAGCAACCTTAATGAAGCGATAGCTATTGGAGACTGGACGTTCTATCCAACTTTTCTTGACAGAATCGCGCAGGTAAGAGCCGAGGATGTTCAGCGGGCAGCAAAATCCTACCTAATTGAAGACCGGAGTACCATTGGCCATTTTATCCCTGTAACGGAGCAGTCCGGAACCGGGTAG
- the arsM gene encoding arsenite methyltransferase, which produces MLPPGKGKNTIRTDIQEKVKERYGQMASSCCCGDNESAGQQATRLGYTREELQALPDGANLGLGCGNPLAFLEVKPGDTVLDLGSGAGIDCFLAAQKVGPRGLVIGVDMTTKMIDKANQNRGKIGAANVEFRAGQIENLPVETGSVDLVISNCVINLSPDKTKVFREAFRVLKSGGLLQISDIVLLKKLPRPIRKSVNSYVGCVAGAAKKEDYLSYIRDAGFIEMEILEERGVGDIFLENDPTIQKPMRWVPFPRNMMRRMSGSYAESIKVRAVKPAAV; this is translated from the coding sequence ATGCTGCCCCCCGGGAAAGGAAAAAACACAATAAGAACAGATATTCAAGAAAAAGTCAAAGAACGCTACGGCCAAATGGCCTCTTCTTGCTGCTGCGGCGATAATGAATCGGCCGGTCAGCAGGCGACACGCCTGGGATATACCCGTGAGGAGCTTCAGGCCCTGCCTGACGGTGCTAACCTCGGTCTCGGGTGCGGCAATCCCCTCGCCTTTTTGGAGGTCAAACCCGGAGATACGGTGCTCGATCTGGGAAGTGGAGCAGGAATAGACTGTTTTCTGGCCGCTCAAAAAGTAGGGCCCCGGGGGCTTGTAATAGGTGTGGATATGACGACCAAAATGATCGACAAGGCAAACCAAAACAGGGGCAAAATCGGAGCCGCCAACGTAGAGTTTCGTGCTGGCCAAATCGAAAATCTTCCCGTGGAGACCGGGTCCGTGGATCTCGTCATCAGTAACTGCGTCATTAACCTCTCCCCTGATAAGACAAAAGTTTTTCGGGAAGCCTTTCGGGTGCTGAAGTCGGGTGGACTTCTTCAGATTTCAGATATCGTCCTTCTGAAGAAACTTCCCCGGCCCATCCGCAAAAGCGTGAACTCCTATGTGGGATGCGTCGCCGGAGCGGCGAAAAAGGAAGATTACCTCTCCTACATTCGCGATGCCGGGTTTATAGAAATGGAAATTCTGGAGGAAAGGGGCGTGGGAGATATATTCCTCGAGAATGACCCCACCATTCAAAAACCGATGCGATGGGTCCCCTTTCCCAGAAATATGATGAGACGTATGTCAGGAAGTTACGCTGAAAGCATAAAAGTGCGCGCTGTTAAGCCTGCCGCCGTTTAA
- a CDS encoding Gfo/Idh/MocA family oxidoreductase, protein MTDHSKRTRVGVVGVGHLGKQHLHHLLQIPHAECVGFHDIDSERSRLMAATSGAHPFSSLKELIDASEAVLVVVPTGDHFPVAEACIEGGRHVFLEKPMCETVSEADRLLALAKRKSVLIQVGHIERLNPALLALDEIPVQPKYIESHRLASYSVRGTDVPVVLDLMIHDLDVIMSLVKSPVKSVHASGVSIMTKSVDVANARLRFENGCVANITSSRIAKTSVRKLRIFQQEMYVTIDFLLGLTEVYRILDGQDKDPSAVVTAPLDQDGSHRQIVYEKPEVRNINALRFELENFVESVQGDSRPIVSGEEGREALRIAILVQEQIEQDIH, encoded by the coding sequence ATGACAGATCACTCCAAGAGGACGAGGGTCGGAGTCGTAGGAGTGGGCCATCTAGGCAAGCAGCATCTCCACCATCTCCTTCAGATTCCCCACGCGGAATGTGTCGGATTTCACGACATCGATTCCGAACGATCAAGGCTGATGGCGGCGACTTCCGGTGCGCACCCCTTTTCTTCTCTCAAGGAGCTCATTGACGCGTCGGAAGCCGTACTGGTGGTGGTCCCAACCGGTGATCACTTTCCGGTGGCGGAGGCTTGTATTGAGGGGGGGAGACATGTCTTTTTGGAGAAACCCATGTGTGAAACGGTATCGGAGGCGGACAGGCTGCTCGCGCTTGCGAAGAGGAAATCTGTACTGATCCAGGTGGGGCATATTGAACGGTTGAATCCCGCCCTTCTTGCGCTTGATGAGATTCCTGTTCAGCCCAAATACATTGAGTCCCATCGGTTAGCCTCCTATTCAGTAAGGGGAACGGATGTCCCTGTTGTACTTGACCTGATGATCCATGACCTCGATGTTATTATGTCCTTGGTGAAATCACCGGTGAAATCGGTTCATGCATCGGGTGTGTCCATCATGACGAAATCGGTCGATGTGGCGAATGCCAGGCTTCGGTTTGAGAATGGCTGCGTGGCCAACATCACATCCAGCCGGATTGCGAAAACCTCGGTACGCAAGCTGAGAATATTCCAGCAGGAAATGTATGTCACCATTGATTTCTTGTTAGGCCTGACCGAGGTTTACCGAATTCTCGACGGCCAGGACAAAGATCCAAGTGCGGTAGTAACGGCCCCCCTCGATCAGGACGGATCCCACAGACAAATCGTGTACGAGAAACCGGAGGTGAGAAACATCAACGCGTTGAGATTCGAACTGGAAAACTTCGTAGAGTCAGTTCAAGGAGATAGCAGACCTATCGTCTCCGGTGAAGAGGGCCGGGAAGCCTTGCGAATCGCGATTTTAGTGCAAGAGCAAATAGAGCAAGACATTCACTAG
- a CDS encoding transglutaminase domain-containing protein, with translation MRSTLLATIFSALLVVSCGYHPQVKQRTFHFNYEVSVLPIENEGAVELWIPLPHNGPHQTISNVTIESLLDASVHIDTTYGNALVYLSTNSPPPAGFTVSLSFDVNRKEQRIIPSSLPSHKKHLYLAPKSKVPRDNRFDEIVQTVLSPHLTTMENGRLLYDHTLDRMTYDKSGEGWGLGDAIYACDMGRGNCTDFHSLFNALVRTADIPARFLIGFPLSEEEEGTIGGYHCWAEFHDAQRGWVPVDISQADKHPEREDYLFGNLDPNRVLFTMGRDIVLVPKAQGGPVNFFIYPVLEIDGARSDAYTRKFTYHSLRS, from the coding sequence ATGAGGTCCACACTTCTCGCGACTATCTTTTCTGCTCTACTGGTTGTCTCTTGTGGCTATCATCCTCAGGTAAAACAACGGACGTTTCATTTCAACTATGAAGTGTCCGTATTGCCCATTGAAAACGAGGGGGCTGTGGAGCTCTGGATCCCCTTGCCCCATAACGGCCCGCATCAGACGATCTCCAATGTGACCATTGAAAGTCTCCTTGATGCCTCTGTACACATCGATACCACTTATGGAAATGCGCTGGTCTACCTTTCAACGAATTCCCCTCCTCCGGCCGGTTTTACAGTGTCCCTCTCTTTCGACGTCAACCGAAAGGAACAGAGGATCATCCCCAGCTCATTACCATCGCATAAGAAACATCTCTACCTTGCTCCCAAGTCAAAGGTCCCCAGGGACAACCGCTTTGACGAGATCGTTCAAACGGTACTGTCTCCTCACTTGACGACCATGGAAAATGGGCGACTGCTTTACGATCATACCCTTGACAGGATGACCTATGACAAGTCCGGCGAAGGATGGGGTCTCGGTGATGCAATCTATGCCTGTGACATGGGAAGGGGAAACTGTACAGATTTTCACTCCCTCTTCAATGCGCTGGTCCGTACGGCAGATATTCCTGCCCGGTTCCTTATCGGATTCCCTCTCTCTGAAGAAGAAGAGGGCACCATCGGTGGCTATCACTGCTGGGCGGAGTTCCACGACGCGCAAAGAGGGTGGGTGCCCGTGGATATCTCCCAAGCCGATAAGCATCCCGAACGGGAAGATTATCTTTTCGGAAATCTCGACCCGAACCGGGTTCTCTTCACCATGGGCAGGGATATTGTCCTCGTTCCGAAGGCACAAGGAGGTCCGGTCAATTTCTTTATCTACCCTGTTCTGGAGATCGACGGTGCTCGATCAGATGCATATACGAGAAAATTTACCTACCACTCCCTACGCAGTTAA
- a CDS encoding DUF427 domain-containing protein, whose protein sequence is MRGRPLTIKNRVSDEVIASGDAPLRFEGNYYFDEEDVDMEQLEVTQRIYTCWYKGRCFWVDLKKKDGSVQQNVAWIYREPSPGYEQIKDKIGFSSFSQGDLVVESSEFVPGD, encoded by the coding sequence ATGAGAGGGAGACCATTGACCATCAAGAACAGAGTCAGCGACGAAGTCATCGCTTCAGGCGATGCTCCCTTGAGGTTTGAGGGTAACTACTATTTTGATGAGGAAGACGTGGACATGGAGCAGCTGGAAGTGACACAGCGCATCTACACCTGCTGGTACAAGGGACGATGTTTTTGGGTTGATCTGAAGAAGAAAGACGGCTCCGTTCAGCAGAACGTAGCGTGGATCTACAGGGAGCCGAGCCCGGGGTACGAACAGATAAAAGATAAGATTGGTTTCTCCTCTTTCAGCCAGGGCGATCTGGTCGTAGAGTCATCAGAGTTTGTGCCCGGCGATTAA
- a CDS encoding SRPBCC family protein yields the protein MIIAIATAFLILVILYFIWETAQDQNLDLDYSVHYSPRQAEVETRIETEASPKDIWNVLTDLSNYPTWFPWIRKVRVTNEPADRWVHRHSLQHFRVEVGNRFKIRPFLLSPLTHCRFIALRPESFLSLEARFFPMNREIVTFSMSPASSLVEITYKATSRSLFNFMTPTLFSWRGKNVLEHLAERLPEVSYHREEGEAPALEETFLMDQGFVHALVAKALHEGDDILNNLTDRTTRAKAKSAYMKAKRSGRVPEVTPEAAEALGRYLAGDKASTTKVAPPPPSQDAQINELVATALAGDEEVISSVEDRVLRSRAKAALIKAKRSGVTPQIPGTEKVAKSSPAPETPLDDTGIIIKAAVKKALAGDMDAINAISDRIVRAKAKSAYMRAKRQRD from the coding sequence ATGATTATAGCAATCGCAACCGCATTCCTTATTCTTGTGATACTCTATTTCATCTGGGAGACGGCGCAAGACCAGAATCTTGACCTCGACTATTCCGTCCACTATTCCCCCCGCCAGGCCGAGGTGGAAACGAGAATAGAAACTGAAGCTTCTCCCAAGGACATCTGGAATGTGTTGACCGATCTGTCAAACTATCCCACCTGGTTCCCCTGGATAAGAAAGGTTCGGGTAACGAATGAGCCAGCCGACCGCTGGGTTCACCGTCACTCTCTTCAGCATTTCAGGGTCGAGGTGGGGAACCGTTTCAAAATCCGCCCATTCTTACTCTCACCCTTGACTCACTGCCGGTTTATTGCGCTAAGACCCGAATCTTTCCTGAGCCTCGAGGCCCGCTTTTTTCCTATGAATCGAGAAATCGTAACCTTCTCAATGTCTCCAGCGAGTTCCCTTGTTGAGATCACCTACAAGGCCACAAGCCGTTCTCTTTTCAACTTCATGACACCGACCCTGTTCTCCTGGCGGGGAAAGAATGTCCTGGAACACCTGGCAGAGCGCCTCCCTGAGGTTTCTTATCATCGCGAAGAGGGGGAAGCCCCGGCCCTGGAAGAGACCTTTCTTATGGACCAGGGTTTTGTTCATGCCCTGGTTGCAAAGGCTCTCCACGAGGGCGACGACATTCTCAACAATCTCACTGACAGAACCACCCGGGCTAAGGCGAAGTCGGCTTACATGAAAGCAAAGCGATCGGGACGCGTTCCAGAAGTTACGCCCGAAGCCGCCGAAGCTCTCGGGCGCTATCTGGCAGGCGACAAAGCTTCCACAACGAAAGTTGCTCCCCCGCCTCCCAGCCAGGATGCTCAGATCAATGAGCTGGTGGCCACGGCTCTGGCCGGGGATGAAGAAGTTATCAGTTCGGTTGAAGATCGCGTCCTCCGCTCCAGGGCGAAAGCTGCCCTCATAAAGGCAAAACGCAGCGGCGTCACCCCACAGATCCCAGGGACTGAAAAAGTTGCCAAATCCTCTCCGGCCCCGGAGACCCCGTTAGATGATACCGGGATCATCATCAAGGCCGCAGTGAAAAAAGCTCTTGCGGGGGATATGGACGCCATCAACGCTATTTCGGACAGGATCGTACGTGCAAAGGCAAAGTCGGCGTATATGAGGGCAAAGCGGCAGAGAGACTAG
- a CDS encoding metalloregulator ArsR/SmtB family transcription factor — MSMEKAYICCPPDLVDDCQRLMADDFFKAFIDESRLKAFLILMERGELTVNEVAGRMDISQSNVSRHLSFLKKAGVTLSRKNGRETYYRVNYENLAGRLRSILSIIRECCPPGKEKTQ; from the coding sequence ATGAGTATGGAAAAAGCCTATATCTGCTGCCCACCCGATCTTGTGGACGATTGTCAAAGGTTGATGGCGGACGACTTTTTCAAAGCCTTTATCGATGAGAGTCGACTAAAGGCGTTCCTTATACTGATGGAACGGGGAGAACTGACGGTGAATGAAGTTGCAGGCCGAATGGACATTAGCCAATCAAACGTCTCCCGGCACCTGTCTTTCCTCAAAAAGGCCGGTGTGACACTCAGCAGAAAGAACGGCCGGGAAACCTATTACAGAGTCAACTACGAAAATCTTGCGGGTCGGCTGCGGTCCATACTTTCCATCATCCGGGAATGCTGCCCCCCGGGAAAGGAAAAAACACAATAA
- a CDS encoding superoxide dismutase family protein, which translates to MNGIKKLAVVCLLGSVKALGLGDSSLYVAHAAIHGAERSGVSGKATFIQTGTGILGTVLVVVEVKGLQPGSIHGCHIHETGTCDPDFKAAGGHFDPGPYGMSNPDANHPFHMGDLPNLVADGNGVAVLEHRTSRITLSPGPLSLFDKDGSAIIVHVNPDKGTTGATGGAGGGRLACGVIAPD; encoded by the coding sequence ATGAATGGAATAAAAAAGCTCGCTGTCGTTTGCCTCCTGGGTTCAGTGAAAGCTCTGGGGCTGGGGGATAGTTCCCTCTACGTGGCTCATGCCGCCATCCACGGAGCAGAAAGGTCAGGCGTATCTGGAAAGGCCACATTCATTCAAACGGGGACGGGCATCTTGGGCACGGTGCTGGTCGTTGTGGAGGTAAAGGGGCTCCAGCCCGGCAGTATCCACGGGTGCCATATTCACGAGACTGGAACCTGTGATCCTGACTTCAAGGCTGCTGGCGGGCATTTTGATCCGGGCCCCTACGGTATGTCCAATCCTGATGCCAACCATCCGTTCCATATGGGTGACCTCCCCAATCTCGTCGCTGACGGTAACGGTGTGGCGGTTCTGGAGCATCGAACCAGTCGCATCACACTATCGCCCGGTCCTCTTAGTCTGTTCGACAAAGATGGAAGTGCTATTATCGTACACGTCAACCCGGACAAAGGTACCACCGGGGCCACAGGTGGCGCCGGAGGGGGGAGACTCGCCTGCGGTGTTATCGCACCGGATTAA
- a CDS encoding uracil-DNA glycosylase produces the protein MEKEKEKRLEEVRQRILGCTKCPLHESRTRAVPGEGNHDAALVLVGQGPGENEDALGRPFVGRAGDLLDRFLKGVAIDRSDIRITNVTRCFPPEKRLPLASEIKACAPYVLQEIDIIKPAVVSPLGNVALQLLLEPSAKIREMRGKPIPQRTHFLFPMLHPAAVLRRPDLLSIARQDFVVLKEFIESRPELRPPPGQESFF, from the coding sequence GTGGAGAAGGAGAAAGAGAAAAGGCTGGAGGAAGTGCGGCAGCGTATTTTGGGGTGTACCAAATGTCCTCTGCATGAGTCCAGGACTCGGGCGGTGCCGGGTGAAGGGAATCACGACGCCGCCCTTGTTCTGGTAGGCCAGGGCCCTGGAGAGAATGAGGATGCGCTGGGGCGTCCTTTCGTCGGGCGAGCGGGAGATCTTCTTGACCGATTTCTAAAGGGAGTTGCTATCGACAGGAGTGATATCAGGATTACGAATGTAACACGGTGTTTTCCACCGGAGAAACGACTGCCCCTGGCGAGCGAGATCAAAGCGTGTGCGCCCTACGTCCTGCAGGAGATCGACATCATAAAACCAGCAGTCGTTTCTCCGCTAGGAAACGTTGCACTGCAGCTGTTGCTGGAGCCATCAGCCAAAATCCGGGAAATGAGGGGGAAACCGATACCCCAGAGAACCCATTTCCTGTTTCCCATGTTGCATCCTGCCGCCGTTCTCCGGAGGCCGGACCTTCTTTCCATAGCCCGGCAAGACTTTGTTGTGCTCAAAGAATTTATCGAATCGAGGCCAGAATTAAGACCCCCTCCAGGGCAGGAGAGCTTTTTCTAA